Proteins co-encoded in one Setaria viridis chromosome 9, Setaria_viridis_v4.0, whole genome shotgun sequence genomic window:
- the LOC117837676 gene encoding premnaspirodiene oxygenase, producing MDAYIYQSLLLSVAAVALLQLVKLALRPRPRLPPGPWKLPVIGSMHHLVNVLPHRALRELAAAHGPLMMLRLGETPLVVASSKEAARAVLKTHDTNFATRPKLLAGEIVGYNWADILFSPSGDYWRKLRQLCAAEILSPKRVLSFRHIREDEVALKLEEIRAAGPSTPVNLSVMFHSLTNSIVSRAAFGKKRKNAPEFMAAIKAGVGLSSGFNIPDLFPTWTTVLAKVTGMKRSLQDIHRTVDSILQEIIDERKAILDEKVRSGAENAEENLVDVLIGLQEKGGFGFHLNNSRIKAIILDMFAGGTGTSASAMEWGMSELMRNPEVMKKLQGQIREAFHGKSVVTEADLQASNLRYLKLVVKEALRLHPPAPLLVPRESIEPCELDGYTIPAKSRVVINAFAIGRDPKYWDDAEEFKPERFEDGGVDFMGGSFEFLPFGAGRRMCPGFNYGLASMELALVGMLYHFDWSLPEGVAEVDMEEAPGLGVRRRSPLMLCATPFVPVAGSTK from the exons ATGGACGCGTACATCTACCAGTCGCTCCTCCTCTCCGTGGCCGCCGTCGCGCTGCTCCAGCTGGTGAAGCTCGCCCTGAGGCCGAGGCCGCGGCTGCCGCCTGGGCCGTGGAAGCTGCCAGTGATCGGCAGCATGCACCACCTCGTCAACGTACTGCCCCACCGCGCGCTGCGGGAACTGGCGGCCGCGCACGGCCCGCTCATGATGCTGCGGCTCGGGGAGACGCCGCTCGTGGTGGCGTCGTCCaaggaggcggcgcgcgcggtgcTCAAGACCCACGACACCAACTTCGCCACCCGGCCCAAGCTCCTCGCCGGCGAGATCGTCGGCTACAACTGGGCCGACATCCTCTTCTCCCCCTCCGGCGACTACTGGCGCAAGCTCCGCCAGCTCTGCGCCGCCGAGATCCTCAGCCCCAAGCGCGTGCTCTCCTTCCGCCACATCAGGGAGGACGAGGTGGCGCTGAAGCTGGAGGAGATCCGCGCGGCGGGGCCGTCGACGCCGGTGAACCTGAGCGTCATGTTCCACAGCCTCACCAACAGCATCGTGTCGCGGGCGGCGTTCGGGAAGAAGCGAAAGAACGCGCCGGAGTTCATGGCGGCCATCAAGGCCGGCGTCGGGCTTTCGAGCGGCTTCAACATCCCGGACCTGTTCCCGACGTGGACCACTGTGCTGGCCAAGGTCACCGGCATGAAGCGCAGCCTCCAGGACATCCACAGGACGGTGGACTCCATCCTGCAGGAGATCATCGACGAGAGGAAGGCCATCCTCGACGAGAAGGTCAGGAGCGGCGCCGAGAACGCCGAGGAGAACCTCGTCGACGTGCTCATCGGCCTGCAGGAGAAAGGCGGCTTCGGCTTCCACCTCAACAACAGCAGAATCAAGGCCATCATATTG GACATGTTCGCCGGCGGGACGgggacgtcggcgtcggcaaTGGAGTGGGGAATGTCGGAGCTGATGCGGAACCCGGAGGTGATGAAGAAGCTGCAGGGGCAGATCCGGGAGGCGTTCCATGGGAAGTCAGTGGTGACGGAGGCCGACCTGCAGGCCAGCAACCTCCGGTACCTGAAGCTGGTGGTCAAGGAGGCGCTGCGGCtgcacccgccggcgccgctgctggtACCGCGTGAGAGCATCGAGCCCTGCGAGCTGGACGGGTACACGATCCCGGCCAAGTCCCGCGTCGTCATCAACGCGTTCGCCATCGGCCGCGACCCCAAGTACTGGGACGACGCCGAGGAGTTCAAGCCGGAGCGGTtcgaggacggcggcgtcgaCTTCATGGGCGGCAGCTTCGAGTTCCTGCCGTTCGGCGCGGGGCGGAGGATGTGCCCCGGCTTCAACTACGGGCTCGCCAGCATGGAGCTCGCGCTCGTCGGGATGCTCTACCACTTTGACTGGTCGCTGCCGGAGGGGGTTGCTGAGGTCGACATGGAGGAGGCACCCGGCCTCGGCGTGCGTCGGCGCTCGCCGCTGATGCTGTGCGCCACCCCGTTCGTTCCGGTGGCTGGCTCGACGAAGTAG